The Acinetobacter pittii genome contains a region encoding:
- the trpB gene encoding tryptophan synthase subunit beta has protein sequence MDQQNNVIDYTQYPDAAGHFGIHGGRFVSETLMAALEDLENLYSRMKNDEQFLAEFDRDLAYYVGRPSPLYYAERWSKELGGAQIYLKREDLNHTGSHKVNNTIGQALLAKLSGKKRIIAETGAGQHGVATATIAARLGLECVVYMGAEDVKRQAMNVYRMRLLGATVVPVQSGSKTLKDAMNEAMRDWVTNVDTTYYVIGTVAGPHPYPQLVRDFQSIIGREARKQILEQAGRLPDALVACVGGGSNAMGLFYPFLNDANVKMYGVEAAGFGIETGKHSAPLNAGHVGVLHGNRTYLMSDEQGQIIETHSISAGLDYPGVGPEHSFLKDMKRVEYVPINDTEALQGFRDLTKIEGIIPALESSHAMAYVSKLAPTMSKDQIIIATVSGRGDKDLMTVARIDGVEMVEM, from the coding sequence GTGATTGACTATACACAGTACCCAGATGCTGCAGGGCATTTCGGTATCCATGGCGGACGTTTTGTGTCAGAAACTCTAATGGCGGCATTAGAAGATTTAGAAAATCTCTATTCTCGCATGAAAAATGATGAACAGTTTCTGGCAGAATTCGACCGCGATCTCGCCTACTATGTTGGTCGTCCTAGTCCACTTTATTATGCTGAGCGATGGTCAAAAGAGTTAGGTGGTGCGCAAATTTACCTTAAACGTGAAGACTTGAACCATACAGGCTCACACAAGGTAAACAACACGATTGGTCAGGCATTACTTGCAAAGCTTTCTGGTAAAAAACGTATTATTGCCGAAACTGGTGCTGGGCAGCATGGTGTAGCAACAGCAACAATTGCAGCACGTTTAGGTCTTGAATGTGTTGTTTATATGGGTGCCGAAGACGTTAAGCGTCAAGCCATGAACGTTTATCGTATGCGTTTGTTGGGTGCTACAGTTGTTCCTGTACAAAGTGGCTCTAAAACGTTGAAAGACGCCATGAACGAAGCGATGCGTGACTGGGTAACTAATGTTGATACGACGTACTATGTGATTGGTACGGTTGCAGGCCCGCATCCATATCCTCAATTGGTTCGTGACTTCCAGTCGATTATTGGTCGTGAAGCACGTAAACAGATTTTGGAACAAGCAGGTCGTTTACCAGATGCATTAGTTGCCTGTGTAGGTGGCGGTTCAAATGCAATGGGCTTGTTCTATCCGTTTTTAAACGATGCCAATGTGAAAATGTATGGTGTTGAAGCAGCTGGTTTTGGTATTGAAACTGGTAAACACTCTGCGCCGTTAAATGCGGGTCATGTGGGTGTATTGCACGGTAACCGTACTTACTTAATGAGTGATGAACAAGGCCAGATTATTGAGACACATAGTATCTCGGCGGGCCTTGATTATCCGGGTGTTGGCCCTGAACATAGCTTCTTGAAAGATATGAAGCGCGTAGAATACGTGCCGATTAATGATACTGAGGCTCTACAAGGTTTCCGTGATTTAACCAAAATCGAAGGGATTATTCCTGCGCTTGAAAGCTCGCACGCGATGGCTTATGTCTCTAAGCTTGCACCGACGATGTCTAAAGATCAGATTATTATTGCGACTGTTTCAGGTCGTGGTGATAAAGATTTAATGACAGTTGCACGCATTGATGGCGTAGAAATGGTCGAGATGTAA
- a CDS encoding DUF2804 domain-containing protein has product MDLIQENGQPRYGRFESVPSTIHVQHYIYKTPYGKVLKGWRKQLKYKKFKFCGIQHKHYSIGLAIADIGWVGHGFFYIYDHETGQVIEWNAIQPLGHKTYLDEQPLFNQSYFSKSPYQFDIQHANGVRYIRVTKYGEIQLSARIFCAGTDILSLCTPTGINGWTYTQKQTTLGVEGMFINKQNQIVQFDEKTFASLDDTCGFLRPETAWFWLSCNFWDEQGRRIGLNLASGVNESFGNENCLWINGVLFPLTDILFEKVNDELWQISSLDQKLNLQVHIGWCRYENINLRMIGSQFNQWQAKISGTIEHEATDIINCKEEYGLLEQHYAKW; this is encoded by the coding sequence ATGGATTTAATTCAAGAAAATGGACAGCCTCGTTACGGGCGTTTTGAATCTGTACCGTCAACCATTCACGTACAACATTATATTTATAAAACCCCTTATGGTAAGGTTCTTAAAGGCTGGCGTAAGCAATTAAAATATAAAAAATTTAAATTCTGCGGCATTCAACATAAACACTATAGTATTGGTCTGGCAATTGCAGATATCGGCTGGGTCGGTCATGGCTTTTTCTATATTTATGACCATGAAACAGGGCAAGTCATCGAGTGGAATGCCATTCAGCCTTTAGGTCATAAAACCTACCTTGATGAACAGCCCTTATTTAATCAAAGTTATTTTTCTAAATCTCCTTATCAGTTTGATATCCAGCATGCCAATGGTGTGCGATATATCCGAGTGACCAAATATGGTGAGATTCAACTCAGCGCTCGAATTTTTTGTGCCGGAACCGATATATTAAGCTTGTGTACACCGACAGGCATCAATGGGTGGACCTATACTCAAAAGCAGACCACGCTGGGTGTAGAAGGGATGTTTATTAATAAACAAAACCAAATCGTACAATTTGATGAAAAGACATTCGCATCCTTAGATGATACCTGCGGTTTTTTGCGACCTGAAACAGCTTGGTTTTGGCTTTCATGTAATTTTTGGGATGAGCAAGGGCGACGTATCGGTTTAAATTTAGCTTCTGGTGTTAATGAAAGCTTTGGTAACGAAAATTGCTTATGGATTAACGGAGTTTTATTTCCACTGACTGATATTTTATTTGAAAAAGTAAATGATGAGCTTTGGCAAATTAGCTCTCTAGATCAAAAGCTTAATCTACAAGTGCATATTGGGTGGTGTAGATACGAAAATATTAATTTAAGAATGATTGGCAGTCAGTTCAATCAGTGGCAAGCTAAAATTAGCGGCACGATTGAGCATGAGGCAACCGATATAATCAATTGCAAAGAAGAATACGGCTTACTAGAACAACATTATGCAAAATGGTAA
- a CDS encoding DUF1543 domain-containing protein, protein MPSLFMVMLGGRHARANTEVHDVVMAVGDTLEEVYPQLKQAWFGEAQGLHIDAWTKLSGVSSQGQNYQIHFTDAAPQPNDLKLYLINLGGYNASEFGELHRYEFVVAPNAVVAKQLGKQFIDRQWQKAHTDRVIDIDDCLAIDYVAGRYIHLIKGDFAETIWENTYLTVV, encoded by the coding sequence ATGCCAAGCTTGTTTATGGTGATGTTAGGTGGGCGTCATGCACGCGCTAATACAGAAGTTCATGATGTAGTCATGGCTGTAGGAGATACTTTGGAAGAAGTTTATCCTCAACTTAAACAGGCTTGGTTTGGTGAGGCTCAAGGATTACATATTGATGCTTGGACCAAGCTCTCAGGAGTTAGCTCTCAAGGACAAAATTATCAAATTCACTTTACAGACGCTGCTCCACAACCAAATGATTTAAAATTATATTTAATTAATCTAGGTGGATATAATGCAAGTGAATTCGGTGAACTTCACCGTTATGAGTTTGTGGTTGCACCGAATGCGGTAGTTGCAAAACAATTAGGTAAACAATTTATAGATCGGCAGTGGCAAAAAGCACATACAGATCGAGTCATTGATATTGATGACTGTTTAGCGATAGATTATGTAGCAGGACGCTATATTCATTTAATAAAAGGTGATTTTGCTGAAACAATTTGGGAAAATACATATTTGACCGTGGTATAG